The Actinomycetota bacterium DNA segment GGCGTTGTGAGGTAGAAGAGGCAGTCCTTGCGCGCCGCCTCGACCGTGCGCGTCATCATGACGGGCGTCGCCGCCGACGTGGTGACCACCGCTCCGTCCACCACGTGGAAGTGGGCCTCGGTGACGTCGTTGCCGGCAGCGTCCAGCGCAAGCAGCGGCACCGCCGCTCCGGCGTGGACCCGGCCGATCACGTGGCCGGCCTCCACCGCGCGGAAGTTGGTCACGTCCGAGTTCTCGGCGACCACGAAGTCGATCTCGTCGGACAGATCGCCCCCGAAGCGGAACAGGACCTCGGGGCGCACGAGGACCTTCCGCATCGCTCCGAGCAGGTCGAAGTCGCGCTCGAGGACGTCGTCGCGCAGCGGTGGGGAGCCGAGGTAGCGCCGCAGCCCGTCGACCGCGAACGCCAGCGACTCGGGGCGGTCCGGGAGTCCGCACTCGACCGCGATGGCCGGGCAGTCGTCCTGCAGCGCCTCCATGAGGGTGCGCGCGTCGAGCTCCCAGTGCAGGATCGTCGAGGTGAACAGCGTGGCGAGGTTGATCGCGTCCTCGCGCAGCACGGTGACGATGGCGTAGAAGGGGTTGTTGCCGCTGTTGTTGTGCACGTCGACGAGGGACTCGAGCTTGGCTTCGCGCAGCTCGTGCAGCAGCGCGTCGGCGGCGCGGCGGATCTGGGTCGTCGGCTGGTCGAGTCCCCACACGCGGTTGAAGTCCTCCTGATCGTCGAGGTAACGGTGGGCGAAGCCCTCGTCAGCCAGGGCCGCCCGGACGTTGCCGATGAGCACGTAGAGGTCGAAGGGGTAGCTGCGCCGTCGCCGCATGATGCGCAGGACGGCCTGGTAGCCGGTCGTCTCGTCGCCGTGGAGGAGGGTGGCGATGGCGCGCGGCCGCTGCTCGCCCCGGCCGGGAACGCGGATGAGGGTGGGCTTGCCGAGGGCGCGCAGGAGCTCGTTCTCGTCGAGCTCGAGCAGCTCGTCCGCGAGCCCCTCCGGGAACCACCGGTACAGCTCGCTCGTCTCCGCCGCCATCCACCCTCGTCATCCGGGGCGCGCAGTCTACGGCGGGGTGACGTCGAGAAGGGCCGACGCAGGCGCCCACGCCGGCTACAGGGAGGGCCAGGTGTGGACGGGTTCGTTGGACGACATGTGCTCGATGTAGGCCTTGGTCATGTTGATCAGGGCGTCGTGGCGGTCCATGGCGTCGCCGTCGAAGAACTTGCGGAACGTGGCGGCTTGCCACGTCGCCCCGGTCTGGCGCTTGAGGCAGCGCTGTTCGATGACGCCCAGGTACAGGTCGCGGTCCCGGCGGTCCACGCCCCACGAGGTCAGTCCCTCGTGGGCCATGGGTAGCAGCTTGCGGAGCACGAGCTCGGTCGCCGGAACCTCACCCACGCCGGGCCAGAACAGCTCCGAGTCGATGCCCCGCTTCGCTGCCGTGAAGAAGTTCTCCGCAGCGGCGTAGAACGACAGCTGCCTGTGCGGCGGCTCGTCGGCTTCCGCCAGCGCGTGGACGGCGCCGTAGTAGAACGCCGCGTTGGCCATGGTGTCGACGATGGTCGGACCGGCGGGCAGGACGCGGTTCTCCACCCGGATGTGGGGCTTGCCTCGGGCGACGTCGTACACCGGGCGGTTCCAGCGGTAG contains these protein-coding regions:
- a CDS encoding succinylglutamate desuccinylase/aspartoacylase family protein; the protein is MAAETSELYRWFPEGLADELLELDENELLRALGKPTLIRVPGRGEQRPRAIATLLHGDETTGYQAVLRIMRRRRSYPFDLYVLIGNVRAALADEGFAHRYLDDQEDFNRVWGLDQPTTQIRRAADALLHELREAKLESLVDVHNNSGNNPFYAIVTVLREDAINLATLFTSTILHWELDARTLMEALQDDCPAIAVECGLPDRPESLAFAVDGLRRYLGSPPLRDDVLERDFDLLGAMRKVLVRPEVLFRFGGDLSDEIDFVVAENSDVTNFRAVEAGHVIGRVHAGAAVPLLALDAAGNDVTEAHFHVVDGAVVTTSAATPVMMTRTVEAARKDCLFYLTTPLRTPVIAPDQVP